One Mercurialis annua linkage group LG3, ddMerAnnu1.2, whole genome shotgun sequence DNA window includes the following coding sequences:
- the LOC126672734 gene encoding uncharacterized protein LOC126672734, whose amino-acid sequence MKGKELMDSSLLWRIGDGCSIDIRRDLWIPMSHNRKLLGVINIPDWNRDRLTNSLQADDVEKILQIPISSRLPPDKLYWPLSKNGIYSVKSRYYEACKLLECTKPGSSSQVNTDSRIWTKVWSCSVPPKDRCHRSEESAMHALKDCDIVRGLWLTSPLGLRSKLSACSSMTDWVAAMFRSLKSEDAVIFVLSLWVIWNDRNNLVFDNPRVPPPFLFHCIPGFLGTM is encoded by the exons ATGAAAGGGAAAGAGCTTATGGATTCCAGTCTACTTTGGAGAATTGGTGATGGTTGTTCTATTGACATTCGGCGGGATCTGTGGATTCCTATGAGTCACAACCGTAAACTGTTAGGTGTTATAAACATCCCT GATTGGAATAGGGATAGATTGACAAACTCTCTTCAAGCTGATGATGTTGAGAAAATTCTCCAAATTCCCATTAGTTCCCGGTTGCCTCCTGATAAGCTTTACTGGCCTCTTAGCAAGAATGGAATTTACTCCGTCAAATCCAGATACTACGAAGCTTGCAAGTTGTTGGAGTGCACTAAGCCTGGTTCATCTTCTCAGGTAAACACTGACTCTAGAATCTGGACAAAGGTGTGGAGCTGCTCAGTCCCTCCTAAAGATAG GTGCCATCGCTCCGAGGAATCTGCCATGCATGCCCTAAAAGACTGCGATATTGTGCGAGGACTGTGGCTAACTTCTCCACTAGGTCTCAGGTCTAAGTTATCAGCTTGCTCCTCGATGACAGATTGGGTTGCAGCTATGTTCAGGTCATTAAAGAGTGAAGACGCTGTGATTTTTGTGCTGAGTTTGTGGGTTATCTGGAATGATAGAAATAATCTTGTGTTTGATAATCCGAGAGTCCCTCCGCCTTTCTTATTCCATTGTATTCCAGGATTCCTAGGTACAATGTAG